A genomic stretch from Candidatus Vicinibacter proximus includes:
- a CDS encoding (2Fe-2S)-binding protein, which yields MSDLLKVTIDGRSIEVPKGTTILQAARMIGEHYPPAMCYYTPLKNTGGKCRVCLVKVAQGSEANPRPMPKLMASCLTQVEHGMVVENETSPEVMEARNGVVEFLLINHPLDCPVCDQAGECDLQNLSYEHGREQTRYEEGRREFNKIDIGPYVQLHMTRCILCYRCVYAAEQLTDTRVHGVLNRGDVSEISTYIQNAIDKDFSGNIIDVCPVGALTDKTYRFKQRVWFSKPFNAHRSCTKCSGKTVLWMKGDDIIRTTARKDKFGEVEEFICNECRFDHKHAGDWVIEGPRDMGDKSVISANKYELPVISPAVNVDAKFVSE from the coding sequence ATGAGCGATTTATTGAAAGTAACGATAGATGGTCGCAGTATAGAAGTTCCTAAGGGCACAACTATATTACAAGCTGCGCGCATGATAGGAGAGCATTATCCTCCCGCAATGTGTTATTACACACCTCTTAAAAACACAGGTGGAAAATGCAGAGTTTGCCTTGTTAAGGTGGCACAGGGATCTGAAGCCAATCCAAGGCCAATGCCTAAGCTCATGGCCAGCTGTCTCACGCAGGTGGAGCATGGTATGGTGGTTGAAAATGAGACTTCACCGGAAGTGATGGAAGCCAGAAATGGGGTAGTTGAATTTTTATTGATAAACCATCCTTTGGATTGTCCGGTATGTGATCAGGCAGGTGAGTGTGATTTACAAAATCTTTCATACGAACACGGAAGGGAACAAACCAGGTATGAAGAAGGAAGAAGAGAATTCAATAAGATAGACATTGGACCTTATGTGCAGCTTCACATGACTCGATGCATACTCTGTTACCGCTGTGTTTATGCTGCGGAGCAATTGACAGACACCAGGGTGCACGGCGTGCTTAACCGTGGAGATGTATCAGAGATCAGCACTTATATACAAAATGCAATAGACAAGGATTTTTCCGGAAACATCATCGATGTTTGTCCGGTAGGCGCATTAACTGATAAGACTTACCGCTTCAAACAGAGGGTGTGGTTTTCTAAACCATTCAATGCCCATCGTTCCTGCACCAAGTGTTCCGGCAAGACAGTTTTGTGGATGAAGGGAGATGACATCATCAGAACTACTGCGAGAAAGGATAAATTTGGAGAGGTAGAGGAGTTTATTTGCAATGAATGTAGGTTTGATCATAAACATGCAGGTGATTGGGTCATTGAAGGACCGAGAGACATGGGTGACAAATCTGTAATTTCAGCAAACAAATATGAATTACCGGTAATCTCACCCGCTGTAAACGTGGACGCTAAATTTGT